In Pseudoalteromonas marina, a genomic segment contains:
- a CDS encoding YdcF family protein, with product MLLIMFALKKLLGGLLMPLPLLGLFTFIALFLAFKGRKFSLVIAFFGLSTLLAISTPFVANLILKNNEPTSLSFHPSKHPELDKIVVLGCDINPNPVLSANNQLGNCALTQLVEGVKLAKYYPKSQLIVSGGGYENITNSSLMYQTAIELGINKNRLLQNPKAMDTAQEAALLAPKLVDFKVALVTSVLHMPRAQDLFSAQGVTSIPAATDFHNFAALPFHKQLVPNAQALLAVTQYSHEVIGTTWIKVRRWLDPEAL from the coding sequence ATGTTGCTCATTATGTTCGCTTTGAAAAAGTTACTTGGCGGCTTGCTTATGCCGCTCCCTTTACTTGGTCTTTTTACATTTATAGCTTTGTTTTTAGCATTCAAGGGTCGCAAGTTTTCTTTAGTAATTGCATTTTTTGGACTTTCAACATTGTTGGCAATCAGTACACCGTTTGTTGCTAACCTGATTTTAAAAAACAACGAGCCGACAAGCCTTTCTTTTCACCCTTCAAAACACCCAGAATTAGACAAAATAGTAGTACTTGGCTGCGATATAAATCCTAACCCTGTCTTAAGTGCCAATAACCAATTAGGTAATTGCGCGCTAACCCAACTAGTTGAAGGAGTCAAACTCGCTAAATACTACCCAAAATCACAGCTTATTGTTTCTGGCGGCGGTTATGAGAATATTACTAACAGCAGCTTGATGTATCAAACTGCCATTGAGTTAGGCATCAATAAAAATAGGCTTTTGCAAAACCCAAAGGCAATGGATACAGCGCAAGAAGCTGCGCTACTAGCGCCTAAGCTAGTTGATTTTAAAGTAGCGTTAGTAACTTCGGTACTGCATATGCCCAGAGCCCAGGACTTGTTTTCGGCCCAAGGTGTAACAAGCATTCCTGCAGCAACTGACTTTCACAATTTTGCAGCGCTTCCTTTTCATAAACAGCTCGTTCCAAATGCGCAAGCACTACTAGCCGTAACGCAATACAGCCATGAAGTTATAGGAACAACGTGGATAAAAGTCCGTCGATGGCTAGACCCTGAGGCACTTTAA
- a CDS encoding fumarate hydratase, whose translation MSTIRQQDFIDSIEDALQYISFYHPLDFVQALEKAYNKEQSKAAKDAIAQILINSRMSAEGKRPLCQDTGIITCFVKVGMDVKWDKTDLTVQQMVDEGTRRAYLNPDNPLRASIVADPAGTRKNTKDNTPSVVHIDLVAGGEVEVMVAAKGGGSENKSKMVMLNPSDDVAAWVEKTLPTMGAGWCPPGMLGIGIGGTAEKAAVMAKESLMDPVDIHELMDRGAETTEEKLRLEIFERANKLGIGAQGLGGLTTVVDIKIKTAPTHAASKPVVMIPNCAATRHVHFTLDGSGPADLKAPKLEDWPEVTFEVGEGTRRVNLDTLTKDDVQEWKMGETVLLSGTILTGRDAAHKRLQDMINSSEGLPEGVDFDNKFIYYVGPVDAVGDEAVGPAGPTTATRMDKFTDMMLEKTGIVGMIGKAERGPATVESIKEHKSVYLMAVGGAAYLVSKAIKKARVVAFEDLGMEAIYEFEVEDMPVTVAVDSEGANAHTQGPAIWKAKIAELDSKLK comes from the coding sequence ATGAGTACAATCCGTCAGCAAGACTTTATTGATAGCATTGAAGATGCATTGCAATATATTTCGTTCTACCATCCACTTGATTTTGTTCAAGCATTAGAAAAAGCTTACAACAAAGAACAAAGTAAAGCTGCTAAAGATGCTATTGCGCAAATTTTAATTAACTCGCGTATGTCGGCTGAAGGCAAGCGTCCGCTTTGTCAAGATACAGGTATTATTACGTGTTTTGTAAAAGTGGGTATGGATGTTAAGTGGGATAAAACAGACTTAACAGTTCAACAAATGGTTGATGAAGGTACTCGCCGTGCGTATTTGAATCCAGATAACCCGCTTCGTGCTTCTATTGTTGCAGACCCTGCTGGTACTCGTAAAAACACAAAAGATAACACACCTTCGGTTGTTCACATCGATTTGGTAGCTGGTGGCGAAGTAGAAGTCATGGTTGCAGCAAAAGGTGGCGGCTCTGAAAACAAAAGTAAAATGGTTATGTTAAACCCTTCAGACGATGTTGCTGCCTGGGTAGAAAAAACACTGCCTACAATGGGTGCTGGTTGGTGTCCGCCAGGCATGCTGGGTATAGGTATTGGTGGCACAGCAGAAAAAGCTGCAGTAATGGCTAAAGAGTCATTGATGGATCCGGTTGATATCCATGAGCTTATGGATCGTGGGGCGGAAACTACAGAAGAAAAGCTTCGCCTAGAAATATTCGAACGTGCAAACAAACTAGGTATTGGTGCACAAGGCCTGGGCGGGTTAACAACGGTTGTTGATATTAAAATTAAAACCGCTCCTACCCATGCAGCTTCAAAACCAGTGGTGATGATCCCTAACTGTGCAGCAACTCGTCACGTGCACTTTACTTTGGATGGTTCAGGTCCTGCTGATTTAAAAGCGCCAAAGCTTGAGGATTGGCCTGAAGTGACTTTTGAAGTAGGCGAGGGGACACGTCGTGTAAATTTAGACACGCTAACGAAAGATGATGTTCAAGAATGGAAAATGGGTGAAACCGTTTTACTTTCAGGCACCATTTTAACTGGCCGTGATGCAGCGCATAAACGTTTGCAAGACATGATCAACTCTAGCGAAGGCTTACCTGAAGGCGTTGATTTTGATAATAAATTTATATACTACGTTGGCCCTGTAGACGCTGTTGGTGATGAAGCAGTAGGCCCTGCAGGCCCAACTACAGCAACACGTATGGATAAGTTTACCGATATGATGCTAGAAAAAACTGGTATTGTAGGCATGATTGGTAAAGCAGAGCGCGGCCCTGCAACGGTTGAATCAATCAAAGAGCATAAATCTGTTTACTTGATGGCTGTAGGTGGTGCTGCGTATTTAGTATCTAAAGCGATTAAAAAAGCGCGTGTAGTTGCGTTCGAAGATTTAGGTATGGAAGCGATTTACGAGTTTGAAGTTGAAGACATGCCTGTAACGGTTGCTGTAGATAGCGAAGGTGCTAATGCACATACGCAAGGTCCTGCGATTTGGAAGGCAAAAATTGCTGAGCTTGATAGCAAATTAAAGTAA
- a CDS encoding CatA-like O-acetyltransferase: MQPIDFDSWPRKQHFELFKNFTQPYFNVCVQLNAQTLFDYCKDQNISFFQAYVYCTLKACFAYEPIMLRIIESKPWLLTSIRASVVELDEDECFVFSYFDYLGSFKEFSANSDKVSKQSKSNSLFSDAFANTEGQADLIHISVLPWLNFSAFSHAFSEGQSLGIPKFVFGQYDKQAGTMPLSVDVHHSLMDGLHVARFVKVLQAECDHFKCK; this comes from the coding sequence ATGCAGCCTATCGACTTTGATAGCTGGCCTCGTAAACAACATTTTGAACTATTTAAAAATTTTACCCAGCCATACTTTAATGTGTGTGTTCAGCTAAACGCACAAACACTGTTTGATTACTGTAAGGATCAAAATATATCGTTTTTTCAAGCCTATGTTTATTGCACACTAAAAGCTTGCTTCGCTTATGAACCAATTATGTTACGAATTATAGAATCCAAGCCCTGGTTACTTACAAGCATCCGTGCAAGTGTTGTTGAACTTGATGAAGACGAGTGCTTTGTATTTAGTTATTTTGATTATTTGGGCTCTTTCAAAGAGTTCTCAGCCAATAGCGACAAAGTAAGTAAACAATCTAAGTCAAACTCACTATTTAGCGACGCATTTGCCAATACAGAGGGGCAAGCTGATTTAATTCATATATCTGTTTTACCATGGCTTAATTTTAGCGCTTTTTCACATGCATTTAGCGAAGGGCAAAGTTTAGGGATCCCTAAATTTGTATTTGGTCAATACGACAAACAAGCTGGCACGATGCCACTGTCTGTTGACGTACATCACTCTTTAATGGATGGTCTACACGTTGCGCGCTTTGTAAAGGTGTTACAAGCTGAGTGTGATCATTTTAAATGTAAATGA
- the pabB gene encoding aminodeoxychorismate synthase component I, protein MLNNKNNCIKLSITQNCIDVFSHFSHLPHAILLDSANSDHVNSRYDIISIEPEHLLEVSDNKTLFNGEPSELTCFEIMNTHLLKLSNTKAPFELPFNGGWLGYFGYDLGRTIEKMPTIAEQDIHLPQMAVGLYLDALIFDRQQNAWFYVSQPHVERRALYEKYLASTPIDAKFELTSEWFSNMSQTQYAKKFAVIEDYLKSGDCYQINLAQRFKAQYSGDPWSAYIKLREANKAPFSSFINHPAGAILSISPERFISIQNNIVETKPIKGTLARKADAHEDNAQALKLANSSKDRAENVMIVDLLRNDLGKVAKPGSVKVPSLFAIESFPAVHHLVSTVTAELDINKTAVDQLEAAFPGGSITGAPKIRAMEIIEELEPHQRSVYCGSIGYLSACGNMDTSITIRTLVCYEQHIYCWAGGGIVADSKVELEYQETYDKVNKILPLLKSR, encoded by the coding sequence ATGCTAAACAATAAAAATAATTGTATAAAATTATCAATAACACAAAATTGTATTGATGTATTTTCGCATTTTTCTCATCTGCCTCATGCCATACTGCTCGACTCTGCTAATAGCGACCATGTAAATAGTCGCTACGACATAATTTCCATAGAACCTGAACACTTGCTTGAAGTGAGCGATAACAAAACATTATTCAATGGCGAGCCAAGTGAGCTAACCTGTTTTGAGATAATGAATACCCATTTGCTCAAACTCAGTAACACAAAAGCACCTTTTGAATTGCCCTTTAATGGAGGTTGGCTAGGTTATTTCGGCTATGACTTGGGTCGTACAATTGAAAAAATGCCAACCATAGCAGAGCAAGATATACACTTACCGCAAATGGCTGTAGGCCTTTATTTAGATGCACTCATTTTTGATAGACAGCAAAATGCGTGGTTTTATGTTTCACAGCCACATGTTGAAAGACGCGCGCTTTACGAGAAATATCTAGCATCAACTCCGATTGACGCCAAATTTGAGTTAACGTCTGAGTGGTTTTCTAATATGAGCCAAACCCAATACGCCAAAAAGTTTGCTGTAATTGAAGACTATTTAAAAAGCGGTGATTGTTATCAAATTAATCTAGCGCAGCGCTTTAAAGCCCAATATAGCGGTGATCCTTGGTCAGCGTATATTAAATTACGCGAAGCTAATAAAGCGCCTTTTTCAAGTTTTATTAATCATCCTGCAGGCGCTATTTTGTCAATTTCGCCTGAGCGCTTTATATCGATTCAAAACAATATTGTAGAAACTAAACCAATAAAAGGGACACTTGCACGTAAAGCTGACGCCCACGAAGATAATGCACAAGCGTTAAAACTTGCAAACTCATCCAAAGATCGCGCAGAAAACGTGATGATTGTAGATTTACTTCGTAACGACTTGGGTAAAGTAGCCAAACCCGGCAGCGTTAAAGTGCCTTCTTTATTCGCAATTGAAAGTTTTCCGGCCGTACACCATTTAGTAAGTACAGTGACCGCCGAACTCGATATCAATAAAACAGCAGTTGATCAACTCGAGGCTGCTTTTCCTGGTGGATCCATTACTGGAGCACCCAAAATTCGCGCGATGGAAATTATAGAAGAACTAGAGCCTCATCAGCGCAGTGTTTACTGTGGCTCTATAGGTTATTTAAGTGCCTGTGGTAATATGGATACAAGTATTACTATTCGAACTTTAGTTTGTTATGAGCAGCATATTTACTGTTGGGCCGGAGGCGGAATTGTCGCTGATTCTAAAGTCGAATTGGAATACCAAGAGACTTACGATAAGGTAAATAAAATTTTACCTTTATTAAAGAGTAGGTGA
- a CDS encoding Nif3-like dinuclear metal center hexameric protein produces MQRQEFNQLLNDILKPHNIKDFCPNGLQVEGKNEIKKIVTGVTASQALIDAAIDEQADAILVHHGYFWKGESQPITGMKKRRIGALLANDINLFAYHLPLDIHPEIGNNAQLAKLLDIEIQEGLEPVANSVAVKGRLKTALSGDEFASKIAKVLNRAPLTSLVRSSKIQTIALCTGGGQGYIDLAAEQGIDAYLTGEASEQTIHSSREQNIDFFAAGHHATERYGIKALGELLALEYGFEVSFIDIDNPV; encoded by the coding sequence ATGCAACGTCAAGAATTTAACCAATTATTAAATGATATTTTAAAGCCTCACAATATTAAGGATTTTTGCCCAAATGGATTACAAGTTGAGGGTAAAAATGAAATAAAAAAAATTGTTACCGGAGTAACAGCGAGCCAAGCTTTAATTGACGCTGCAATTGATGAGCAAGCAGACGCTATCTTGGTCCATCATGGTTATTTTTGGAAAGGCGAGTCTCAACCTATTACCGGGATGAAAAAGCGGAGAATAGGCGCCTTATTGGCTAACGATATTAATTTATTTGCTTATCACCTCCCTTTAGATATTCACCCAGAGATTGGTAATAACGCGCAGCTTGCAAAATTATTAGATATTGAAATTCAAGAAGGCCTTGAGCCTGTTGCTAACAGTGTAGCAGTGAAAGGGCGCCTTAAAACAGCGCTAAGTGGAGATGAATTTGCATCAAAAATAGCTAAGGTGCTTAATCGAGCCCCTCTCACAAGCTTAGTTCGTTCAAGTAAAATACAAACTATTGCGCTGTGTACTGGTGGAGGTCAAGGTTATATTGATTTAGCTGCGGAGCAAGGTATTGACGCTTATTTAACAGGTGAAGCGTCTGAGCAAACTATTCATAGTTCACGAGAACAAAATATTGATTTTTTTGCAGCAGGGCATCATGCAACCGAACGCTACGGTATAAAAGCTCTGGGCGAGCTACTTGCCCTGGAGTACGGTTTTGAGGTTAGCTTTATTGATATTGATAATCCTGTTTAA
- a CDS encoding Leu/Phe/Val dehydrogenase, with translation MAVFNQVEFDNHEQVVFCSDKESGLKAIIAVHSTKLGPAVGGCRMWDYAKDEDAVYDVLRLSKGMTYKNAVARLPFGGGKSVIIGNAKDIKSEQLFRAFGRQLERLNGSYYSAEDVNITCADVALMNKETNYVLGLEGKSGNPSPFTAYGTFLGIKAALQHQRGHQDFSGIKVAVQGLGAVAYGLCKHLADAGAKLFVTDINQVAIDRVVNDFGATAVGIDDIYDLDVDVYAPCALGATINDDTIPRIKATIIAGCANNQLAQSRHGEIIREKGILYAPDYVINAGGIINVYYETAPEGYTVEASNKHVEGIFNTLTEIFARSEKEQKSTHLIADELAQEIIQNGL, from the coding sequence GTGGCTGTGTTTAATCAAGTTGAATTTGATAACCATGAACAAGTAGTCTTTTGTTCTGACAAAGAGTCAGGTTTAAAAGCAATTATTGCTGTGCATAGTACCAAGTTGGGGCCTGCTGTTGGTGGGTGTAGAATGTGGGATTACGCTAAAGATGAAGACGCAGTGTATGATGTTTTGCGTTTATCAAAAGGGATGACTTACAAAAATGCGGTTGCGCGCCTTCCTTTTGGTGGTGGAAAATCTGTCATTATTGGTAACGCCAAAGACATTAAATCGGAACAACTTTTTCGTGCATTTGGTCGCCAATTAGAGCGTTTAAATGGTAGCTATTACTCAGCAGAAGACGTCAATATTACGTGTGCCGACGTTGCTTTAATGAACAAAGAAACAAATTACGTTCTTGGCCTTGAAGGCAAAAGTGGAAACCCATCTCCCTTTACTGCATACGGTACTTTTTTAGGTATTAAAGCTGCACTGCAGCATCAACGCGGCCACCAAGACTTCTCGGGCATAAAAGTAGCTGTACAAGGTTTAGGGGCTGTTGCTTACGGCTTGTGTAAGCACTTAGCTGATGCAGGTGCTAAGTTGTTTGTGACAGATATAAACCAGGTTGCAATTGATCGTGTTGTTAACGATTTTGGTGCAACAGCTGTTGGTATTGATGACATTTATGACTTAGATGTAGATGTGTATGCACCCTGTGCATTAGGCGCAACCATAAACGATGACACTATACCTCGTATTAAAGCAACCATTATTGCTGGTTGTGCTAATAATCAGTTAGCACAATCACGCCATGGTGAAATTATTCGTGAAAAAGGCATTTTGTATGCGCCAGATTACGTTATAAACGCAGGGGGTATTATTAATGTTTATTACGAAACTGCCCCAGAAGGTTATACCGTTGAGGCCTCTAATAAACACGTTGAGGGTATTTTTAATACGCTAACAGAAATTTTTGCTCGCAGCGAAAAAGAGCAAAAATCGACGCACTTAATTGCAGATGAGCTTGCTCAAGAAATAATACAAAATGGCCTTTAG
- a CDS encoding DedA family protein, with protein sequence MEGVLALLEQYGLFVYLLLFGYCALKSGWLPLFAGYAAQTGALDIKLVILATFMGGYIGDEIRFALARAYGTSWLEKPNKIGQLFQTASALANRYGMAYIFLYRYPKGMRTIGALPVGLTDISWPLFSTLNACSAALWVIILVGGGYTFGATFESIGVESLTALSILLLGIFLVILYRLWTKHPPTKQRQ encoded by the coding sequence ATGGAAGGTGTTTTAGCTCTACTTGAGCAGTACGGCTTATTTGTTTACCTATTGCTATTTGGCTATTGTGCATTGAAAAGCGGCTGGTTACCTTTATTTGCAGGTTATGCTGCTCAGACCGGCGCGCTTGATATTAAATTAGTTATTTTAGCTACTTTTATGGGAGGGTATATTGGCGATGAGATACGGTTTGCTCTTGCAAGAGCTTATGGCACTTCATGGCTTGAAAAACCTAATAAAATTGGTCAACTATTTCAAACAGCGAGTGCGCTTGCTAACCGTTACGGCATGGCTTACATTTTTTTATATCGATACCCTAAAGGTATGCGCACAATTGGAGCGCTCCCTGTAGGGCTAACCGATATATCTTGGCCCCTATTTAGCACCTTAAATGCCTGTTCAGCTGCTTTATGGGTCATTATTTTAGTTGGCGGAGGCTATACTTTTGGAGCTACATTTGAGTCTATAGGTGTAGAGAGCTTAACCGCACTGAGTATATTATTGTTGGGGATATTTTTAGTTATACTCTATCGGCTTTGGACAAAACACCCACCTACAAAACAACGACAGTAA
- a CDS encoding M90 family metallopeptidase, with protein sequence MINGLLIGVLVLFVAILWQWPSIQASLWRNKYQRMGLSSQQKDILLRCMPIYRKMTDADRAKLERHIVWFLNEKRFIGCDGLKLTPAMKLIVAADACVLVLNKPWPLYINVKEILLYPSAYYAPQTTHDSAGLVSYHNTVRQGESWPGGTLVLSWHDVLEGSRLPSDGHNLVFHEFAHQLDQETGKTTGTPLLKSSADYKEWARVFSRAFTQLKSHVAYSMPHVIHSYGATNEAEFFAVITETFIEKPAELRRYDPEIYRMLVNYYQFDPISWH encoded by the coding sequence ATGATAAATGGACTGTTAATTGGTGTTTTAGTGTTATTTGTGGCGATACTTTGGCAATGGCCTTCTATCCAAGCCTCCCTTTGGCGCAATAAGTATCAACGTATGGGTTTAAGCTCTCAGCAAAAAGATATCTTACTGCGCTGTATGCCTATTTACCGAAAGATGACGGATGCTGATAGAGCCAAACTTGAGAGACATATTGTTTGGTTTTTAAATGAAAAGCGCTTTATTGGCTGCGATGGATTAAAGCTCACACCTGCCATGAAACTTATTGTGGCTGCTGATGCCTGCGTACTCGTGCTTAACAAGCCGTGGCCTCTTTATATTAATGTAAAAGAAATACTATTGTACCCAAGTGCTTATTACGCACCGCAAACCACGCACGATAGTGCTGGTTTAGTCAGTTATCATAATACGGTGAGACAAGGTGAATCGTGGCCTGGGGGAACATTGGTACTCAGTTGGCATGATGTATTAGAAGGAAGCCGCTTACCCAGTGATGGGCATAACTTGGTGTTTCACGAATTTGCTCATCAGTTAGATCAGGAAACAGGTAAAACAACAGGTACGCCACTTTTAAAAAGCTCGGCGGATTATAAAGAGTGGGCAAGGGTATTTAGTCGTGCCTTTACGCAGCTTAAAAGTCATGTGGCGTATAGTATGCCTCACGTTATTCATAGTTATGGCGCAACAAACGAGGCCGAATTTTTTGCGGTGATCACCGAAACCTTTATTGAAAAACCAGCAGAGTTACGGCGCTACGATCCAGAAATATATAGAATGCTGGTTAACTACTATCAATTTGACCCCATTTCTTGGCATTAA
- a CDS encoding amidohydrolase family protein, whose product MKKLLHTALALSVSLALGQAHAESTDKKDEQKWQVDSPKGQFVDAKISVEQGTWMNIDISPDGKTIVFDLLGDIYTMPMSGGTATQLTSDIAWQMQPRFSPDGKHIAFTSDQGGGDNIWVMDLNGENQSAVTNETFRLLNSPAWSPDGDFLVARKHFTASRSLGAGEVWLYHKAGGKGGQLTKRENDQKDLGEPMFSPDGRYVYFSHDATPGKTFHYSKDSVAGIYKIKRYDRETGEIETIIDGMGGAIRPTPSPDGKTLAYIKRDDFQTSLYLYDLSTGEHTQVYDKLERDMQETWAIHGVYPTIAWTPDNKELVFWAGGKIQSVDVTDKSVTPIAFKVETTKKIQPALRFTQNLDTDEFDVKMLRNVQVSPDGETAIFEALGYIYKRDLESGKIKRLTKQTDHFELFPQYSRDGKKIVYTTWNDNKQGQVRVVSSRSGRGDTITQEPGKYVEPTFSPNGKTVVYRKASGGSILNPKWSLNPGIYSVSAKGGKSELISKSGYQPQFGADNDRVFVMSPWPKPSLSVVELESKKVSKLYESEHATEFRVSPDGEYLAFAERFKVYVTPLVESGKAINIGPKDSKFPIEQLSVRAGESISWSADSSKLYWTLGPELYHASLNGVFAINSKSDADFKVKNGENIGFSKKVNEPKGMIALTGGKIITMNGDKVIENGVIITDGKHIKAVGPASELSIPKDAEVIDVTGKTIMPGIVDAHAHGSQGSNEIIPQQNWKNFAGLALGVTTIHDPSNDTTEIFTASEMQKAGMIVGPRIFSTGTILYGANMPGYTSHIDSLEDAKFHLERLKKVGAFSVKSYNQPRREQRQQVVEAGRELEMMVVPEGGSLLQHNLSMVVDGHTGIEHSIPVENIYDDIKQLWSQSDVGYTPTLVVAYGGIWGENYWYDKTDVWNHPRLSKFVPQNQLLPRSMRRVKAPDHHYNHFNNARVSAELQDLGVLVNLGAHGQREGLGAHWEMWMFAQGGMTPLEAIRASTLDPAKYLGLDKNVGSLEVGKLADLMVIDGDPLIDIRSSDKVDYTMINGRLFNAETMNEVGKKARQPLYFEK is encoded by the coding sequence ATGAAGAAATTGCTGCATACGGCGTTGGCTTTGTCAGTGTCATTAGCTCTTGGGCAAGCACATGCTGAATCAACCGATAAAAAAGATGAACAAAAATGGCAAGTAGATTCTCCTAAAGGGCAATTTGTTGACGCTAAAATTAGCGTAGAACAAGGCACATGGATGAATATTGATATTAGCCCAGATGGCAAAACCATTGTATTTGACTTACTAGGCGACATTTACACAATGCCAATGAGTGGCGGTACTGCAACACAATTAACCTCTGATATAGCATGGCAAATGCAACCTCGTTTTAGCCCCGATGGTAAACACATTGCGTTTACTTCTGATCAAGGTGGCGGCGACAATATTTGGGTTATGGATTTAAACGGTGAAAACCAAAGTGCAGTAACCAACGAAACGTTTAGACTGTTAAATAGTCCAGCGTGGAGCCCTGATGGCGATTTTTTAGTGGCGCGTAAACATTTTACGGCTAGTCGTTCACTTGGTGCTGGTGAAGTATGGCTATACCATAAAGCGGGTGGTAAAGGGGGTCAGCTGACTAAACGCGAGAACGACCAAAAAGATTTAGGTGAGCCAATGTTTTCACCTGATGGGCGTTATGTGTATTTTTCTCATGATGCTACACCAGGCAAAACGTTTCACTATTCGAAGGATTCTGTAGCGGGTATATATAAAATTAAGCGCTACGATCGTGAAACAGGTGAAATAGAAACAATTATTGATGGTATGGGTGGCGCAATTAGACCAACTCCATCGCCAGATGGAAAAACGCTTGCTTACATTAAGCGAGACGACTTTCAAACTAGTTTGTATCTTTATGATTTAAGCACGGGTGAGCACACTCAGGTATACGATAAGTTAGAGCGTGACATGCAAGAAACGTGGGCTATTCACGGCGTATATCCTACAATTGCCTGGACACCCGATAATAAAGAATTGGTATTTTGGGCGGGTGGTAAAATTCAATCTGTTGACGTGACTGACAAATCAGTTACCCCGATTGCATTTAAAGTAGAAACCACTAAAAAGATTCAACCAGCGCTTCGTTTTACTCAAAATTTAGACACTGATGAATTTGACGTAAAAATGCTACGTAATGTGCAAGTAAGCCCCGACGGTGAAACCGCTATTTTTGAAGCGTTAGGTTATATTTATAAACGCGATTTAGAATCTGGAAAAATTAAGCGTTTAACAAAACAAACAGATCATTTTGAATTATTTCCGCAGTATTCTCGCGATGGTAAAAAAATAGTTTACACCACGTGGAACGATAACAAGCAAGGCCAAGTGCGCGTTGTATCTTCTCGCAGTGGTCGAGGCGACACAATTACACAAGAACCAGGCAAGTATGTAGAACCAACGTTTAGCCCGAATGGTAAAACGGTTGTCTACCGTAAAGCTAGCGGTGGCAGTATTTTAAATCCTAAATGGTCATTGAACCCAGGTATTTATAGCGTTAGTGCAAAAGGCGGTAAAAGTGAGCTGATTTCTAAAAGTGGATATCAACCACAGTTTGGGGCTGACAACGACCGTGTATTTGTAATGAGCCCATGGCCAAAACCATCGCTGAGTGTTGTAGAGCTAGAAAGCAAAAAAGTATCTAAACTTTATGAATCTGAGCATGCTACTGAATTTAGAGTATCTCCAGATGGGGAGTATCTTGCTTTTGCTGAGCGATTTAAAGTGTATGTAACGCCATTAGTTGAAAGTGGGAAGGCCATAAATATTGGACCTAAAGACAGTAAATTCCCTATAGAGCAGCTATCTGTGCGTGCTGGTGAAAGTATTAGCTGGAGTGCCGATAGCAGCAAACTTTATTGGACACTAGGGCCTGAGCTTTACCATGCAAGTTTAAACGGTGTATTTGCGATTAATAGTAAAAGCGACGCTGATTTTAAAGTTAAAAATGGCGAAAACATCGGATTCAGTAAGAAGGTGAATGAGCCAAAAGGCATGATTGCTTTAACTGGCGGTAAAATTATTACGATGAATGGTGATAAAGTCATTGAAAACGGAGTAATAATTACTGATGGCAAGCATATAAAAGCTGTGGGCCCAGCTTCTGAGTTAAGCATACCAAAAGATGCAGAAGTTATTGACGTTACTGGTAAAACTATCATGCCGGGTATTGTTGACGCCCATGCTCATGGTTCTCAAGGGAGCAATGAAATAATTCCTCAGCAAAATTGGAAAAACTTTGCAGGTTTAGCTTTAGGTGTTACGACCATTCATGATCCCTCTAACGACACCACCGAAATATTCACTGCAAGCGAAATGCAAAAAGCAGGCATGATTGTTGGTCCGCGTATTTTCTCTACAGGAACTATTTTGTATGGGGCTAATATGCCGGGTTATACCTCGCATATTGATTCGTTAGAAGATGCTAAATTTCACTTAGAACGCTTAAAGAAAGTCGGTGCTTTTAGTGTTAAATCATACAATCAACCCCGTCGTGAGCAGCGCCAACAAGTCGTTGAAGCAGGTCGCGAACTTGAAATGATGGTTGTGCCAGAAGGCGGTTCGCTACTGCAACATAATTTGAGCATGGTGGTTGATGGGCATACAGGTATTGAGCATTCCATTCCTGTAGAAAACATATACGATGATATAAAACAATTATGGTCACAAAGTGATGTGGGTTACACACCAACGCTTGTTGTTGCCTATGGTGGTATATGGGGTGAAAACTATTGGTATGATAAAACTGACGTGTGGAATCACCCTCGTTTAAGTAAGTTTGTGCCTCAAAATCAGTTGCTGCCGCGTTCTATGCGTCGTGTTAAAGCACCCGATCATCACTATAATCATTTTAACAACGCACGTGTGTCGGCTGAGCTACAAGACTTAGGTGTTTTAGTTAACTTAGGAGCGCATGGTCAACGTGAGGGGTTAGGCGCACATTGGGAAATGTGGATGTTTGCCCAAGGCGGCATGACGCCACTAGAAGCCATACGCGCATCAACACTCGATCCAGCTAAGTACTTAGGGCTTGATAAAAACGTAGGCTCGCTTGAAGTGGGTAAACTGGCTGATTTAATGGTGATTGATGGTGATCCGTTAATTGATATTCGCAGCTCTGATAAGGTTGATTATACAATGATTAATGGTCGTTTATTTAATGCAGAAACGATGAATGAGGTTGGCAAAAAAGCACGCCAGCCGCTTTATTTTGAAAAGTAA